Proteins found in one Mytilus edulis chromosome 2, xbMytEdul2.2, whole genome shotgun sequence genomic segment:
- the LOC139513392 gene encoding uncharacterized protein isoform X2, giving the protein MELSGKICIVICALMSVSNGSEMLTLDKQEEFVLVGASPQYKCTVNKNANFLIGNPLKWEKRGRDGSKVVISVLANVEAGLADEYNVQLDTTDSAMSFTLSFKQGIKEDYDGHFACVLYNKSNTVLAEKAVNVHVIQTIKKTEFEIGDQKQTVAGEPALSIRLEEGTYKPICRTEGSNPAAVIKIYLGNTEEMGDPQVEVPDTSRTQPPPVFNVEKSVTIMLKPADNNKILKCVAKVRDDDTMKTEISYKLEVFSIPPEISCNNITAMKGNKFVELTCTIKVPGITCTSKNIFWENGENGDRYEVDYNQNGLRVFCLNQVKGVVSTTLRIDAVTEANFKTDYFVVYVNKHSTTTRKQAILNQDHSGAASLQNVFFLMCSSLLAAILL; this is encoded by the exons tgtCAAATGGCAGTGAGATGTTAACTCTAGATAAACAAGAGGAATTCGTTTTAGTTGGTGCTTCACCTCAGTATAAATGTACTGTGAATAAGAATGCTAACTTTCTGATAGGAAATCCCTTGAAATGGGAGAAAAGAGGACGAGATGGTTCTAAAGTTGTTATATCAGTGCTAGCCAATGTAGAGGCAGGACTTGCAGATGAATATAATGTACAGCTAGATACTACAGATAGTGCCATGTCTTTTACTTTAAGCTTTAAGCAAG GAATTAAAGAAGATTATGATGGACACTTTGCATGTGTTCTGTATAACAAGAGTAACACAGTCTTAGCAGAGAAGGCagtaaatgttcatgtaatac aaacgataaaaaaaacagaatttgaaataGGAGACCAAAAACAGACTGTAGCAGGTGAACCAGCCTTGTCAATCAGATTAGAGGAAGGAACTTATAAACCTATCTGTAGAACAGAAGGTTCTAACCCAGCAGCCGTTATAAAGATTTACCTTGGTAATACAGAGGAGATGGGCGATCCTCAGGTAGAGGTACCAGATACTAGCAGGACCCAACCACCACCAGTGTTTAATGTAGAGAAGTCCGTTACCATCATGCTCAAACCAGCAGATAACAATAAAATACTTAAATGTGTTGCCAAGGTTCGCGATGATGATACTATGAAAACAGAAATCTCCTATAAACTTGAAGTTTTCAGTA ttccaCCTGAAATATCATGCAACAACATCACTGCTATGAAAGGAAACAAATTTGTGGAGCTGACTTGTACGATCAAAGTACCAGGTATAACTTGTACAAGTAAAAACATCTTCTGGGAGAATGGTGAAAATGGAGACCGGTATGAAGTCGATTATAACCAGAATGGCCTCAGAGTATTTTGTTTG AACCAAGTAAAGGGTGTAGTTTCCACCACTTTAAGGATTGATGCAGTTACAGAGGCTAACTTTAAAACTGATTATTTTGTGGTCTATGTTAACAAACATTCGACTACAACACGCAAACAAGCAATATTAAATCAAG ATCACAGTGGAGCAGCTAGTCTACAGAATGTCTTCTTCTTGATGTGTTCATCTCTCCTGGCAGCCATATTGTTGTAG
- the LOC139513392 gene encoding uncharacterized protein isoform X1, with product MELSGKICIVICALMSVSNGSEMLTLDKQEEFVLVGASPQYKCTVNKNANFLIGNPLKWEKRGRDGSKVVISVLANVEAGLADEYNVQLDTTDSAMSFTLSFKQGIKEDYDGHFACVLYNKSNTVLAEKAVNVHVIQTIKKTEFEIGDQKQTVAGEPALSIRLEEGTYKPICRTEGSNPAAVIKIYLGNTEEMGDPQVEVPDTSRTQPPPVFNVEKSVTIMLKPADNNKILKCVAKVRDDDTMKTEISYKLEVFSIPPEISCNNITAMKGNKFVELTCTIKVPGITCTSKNIFWENGENGDRYEVDYNQNGLRVFCLNQVKGVVSTTLRIDAVTEANFKTDYFVVYVNKHSTTTRKQAILNQGEIKEISTMSTNQQAKKGTTKDHSGAASLQNVFFLMCSSLLAAILL from the exons tgtCAAATGGCAGTGAGATGTTAACTCTAGATAAACAAGAGGAATTCGTTTTAGTTGGTGCTTCACCTCAGTATAAATGTACTGTGAATAAGAATGCTAACTTTCTGATAGGAAATCCCTTGAAATGGGAGAAAAGAGGACGAGATGGTTCTAAAGTTGTTATATCAGTGCTAGCCAATGTAGAGGCAGGACTTGCAGATGAATATAATGTACAGCTAGATACTACAGATAGTGCCATGTCTTTTACTTTAAGCTTTAAGCAAG GAATTAAAGAAGATTATGATGGACACTTTGCATGTGTTCTGTATAACAAGAGTAACACAGTCTTAGCAGAGAAGGCagtaaatgttcatgtaatac aaacgataaaaaaaacagaatttgaaataGGAGACCAAAAACAGACTGTAGCAGGTGAACCAGCCTTGTCAATCAGATTAGAGGAAGGAACTTATAAACCTATCTGTAGAACAGAAGGTTCTAACCCAGCAGCCGTTATAAAGATTTACCTTGGTAATACAGAGGAGATGGGCGATCCTCAGGTAGAGGTACCAGATACTAGCAGGACCCAACCACCACCAGTGTTTAATGTAGAGAAGTCCGTTACCATCATGCTCAAACCAGCAGATAACAATAAAATACTTAAATGTGTTGCCAAGGTTCGCGATGATGATACTATGAAAACAGAAATCTCCTATAAACTTGAAGTTTTCAGTA ttccaCCTGAAATATCATGCAACAACATCACTGCTATGAAAGGAAACAAATTTGTGGAGCTGACTTGTACGATCAAAGTACCAGGTATAACTTGTACAAGTAAAAACATCTTCTGGGAGAATGGTGAAAATGGAGACCGGTATGAAGTCGATTATAACCAGAATGGCCTCAGAGTATTTTGTTTG AACCAAGTAAAGGGTGTAGTTTCCACCACTTTAAGGATTGATGCAGTTACAGAGGCTAACTTTAAAACTGATTATTTTGTGGTCTATGTTAACAAACATTCGACTACAACACGCAAACAAGCAATATTAAATCAAG GTGAAATAAAAGAGATCTCTACTATGTCTACAAACCAACAAGCAAAGAAAGGCACTACTAAAG ATCACAGTGGAGCAGCTAGTCTACAGAATGTCTTCTTCTTGATGTGTTCATCTCTCCTGGCAGCCATATTGTTGTAG